A window from Pangasianodon hypophthalmus isolate fPanHyp1 chromosome 16, fPanHyp1.pri, whole genome shotgun sequence encodes these proteins:
- the LOC113530556 gene encoding phospholipase A2 inhibitor and Ly6/PLAUR domain-containing protein-like yields the protein MKFQLTLLLISMLFSEVLSLMCQQCISLGIIPCTSTQINCSNQCASATVSVYTSVTKVINVSMQTCSMPDMCVNGSLNTGTVNLINSAKCCSTDLCNNETLPALPQQSPNGMMCYTCDPKGCSRALSCVGDQNFCISMSVQQGDSTVSMKGCASKSICDTVRPSSQGFAVVSVQCCEGNLCNSAESFTLSFLLTLVHLLSSILFY from the exons ATGAAGTTCCAACTCACACTGCTGCTCATCTCTATGCTTTTCTCTGAAG tgttaTCGTTAATGTGTCAGCAGTGCATTTCATTGGGAATCATACCATGCACAAGTACACAGATAAACTGTTCAAACCAGTGTGCAAGTGCAACTGTTTCTGTGTACACAA GTGTTACAAAAGTAATAAATGTTAGTATGCAAACTTGCAGCATGCCAGACATGTGTGTAAATGGAAGCCTAAACACAGGAACAGTGAACCTGATCAACAGTGCCAAATGCTGCAGCACTGATCTCTGCAACAACGAAACACTTCCAG CTCTGCCACAGCAGTCCCCCAATGGCATGATGTGCTACACATGTGATCCTAAAGGCTGCTCGAGAGCATTGAGCTGTGTGGGAGATCAGAATTTCTGCATTTCTATGTCAG ttcaacAAGGGGACAGCACCGTGTCTATGAAAGGATGTGCATCCAAGAGCATTTGTGATACGGTTAGACCAAGCTCTCAGGGATTTGCAGTGGTGAGTGTGCAGTGTTGTGAGGGAAATCTGTGTAACAGTGCCGAGAGCTTTACACTGAGTTTCCTCCTAACGCTCGTCCATCTGCTGTCCTCCATCCTCTTCTACTGA
- the LOC113530872 gene encoding urokinase plasminogen activator surface receptor, with product MKFQLTLLLISMLFSEALSLVCQCVSPLGSVRCQSTEINCPSQCASVTLFTVKDGKNLTTALKTCGVPELCSTESVNLGEVKVTRNVKCCNTTRCNTETLPVLPEQRANGKMCYSCKDNDCSQTVDCVGNELHCISQKVTDQGKTLTMKGCAVKSACDNSALLNLQGIDSLNIQCCEGNLCNGVESFTLSFLLMFLSLLSSILFY from the exons ATGAAGTTCCAACTTACACTGCTGCTCATCTCTATGCTTTTCTCTGAAG CACTGTCACTGGTGTGTCAGTGCGTTTCTCCATTGGGATCTGTACGATGCCAAAGTACAGAGATAAACTGTCCATCCCAGTGTGCCAGTGTAACTCTctttacagtaaaag ATGGCAAGAATTTGACGACGGCTTTAAAGACTTGTGGCGTGCCAGAACTGTGTTCAACTGAGAGTGTAAACCTGGGAGAAGTGAAAGTGACCCGCAACGTCAAATGTTGCAACACAACTCGCTGCAACACCGAAACACTGCCAG TTCTTCCAGAGCAGCGGGCCAATGGGAAGATGTGTTACAGCTGTAAAGATAATGACTGCTCACAAACAGTGGACTGTGTAGGAAATGAATTACACTGCATTTCTCAGAAAG ttacTGACCAAGGCAAGACACTGACCATGAAAGGATGTGCAGTCAAAAGTGCCTGCGATAATTCTGCATTATTAAACTTGCAGGGAATAGACTCTCTAAATATTCAGTGTTGTGAGGGGAATCTGTGTAACGGTGTTGAGAGCTTCACACTGAGTTTCCTCCTCAtgttcctctctctgctctcctccatcctcttctACTGA